Proteins encoded within one genomic window of Macaca thibetana thibetana isolate TM-01 chromosome 3, ASM2454274v1, whole genome shotgun sequence:
- the LOC126950425 gene encoding coiled-coil-helix-coiled-coil-helix domain-containing protein 2-like, producing the protein MPCGSRSRTSRMAPKASRTPQMRAAPRPAPVAQPPAAAPPSAVGYSAAAPRQPGLMAQMATTAVGVAVGSAVGHTLGHTITGGFSGGSNAEPGRPDIPYQEPQGTQPVQEQQPCFYEIKQFPECAQNQGDIKLCEGFSEVLKQCRLAHGLA; encoded by the coding sequence ATGCCGTGTGGAAGCCGAAGCCGCACCTCCCGCATGGCCCCTAAGGCCAGCCGGACCCCTCAGATGAGAGCTGCACCCAGGCCAGCACCAGTCGCTCAGCCACCAGCAGCGGCACCCCCATCTGCTGTTGGCTATTCTGCTGCTGCGCCCCGGCAGCCAGGTCTGATGGCCCAGATGGCAACCACTGCAGTTGGCGTGGCTGTGGGCTCTGCTGTGGGGCACACACTGGGTCACACCATTACTGGgggcttcagtggaggaagtaatgCTGAGCCTGGGAGACCTGACATCCCTTACCAGGAGCCTCAGGGAACCCAGCCGGTACAGGAGCAGCAGCCTTGCTTCTATGAGATCAAACAGTTTCCGGAGTGTGCCCAGAACCAGGGTGACATCAAGCTCTGTGAGGGTTTCAGTGAGGTGCTGAAACAGTGCCGACTTGCACACGGATTGGCCTAA